The genomic window GCCCACAAGATTAACAATGCCTTGGGACAAGTTCTTCTCGCTAAACGCATGGGCAAAAAGAAAATTATCGCTGAAACTGGTGCCGGTCAGCACGGTGTAGCAACTGCAACTGCTGCAGCCCTTTTCAACATGGAATGTACTATCTATATGGGTGAGGAAGATGTTAAACGCCAAGCCCTCAATGTCTTCCGTATGGAACTTTTGGGAGCCAAGGTGGAAGCTGTAACAGATGGTTCGCGCGTGCTCAAAGACGCGGTCAATGCAGCCCTTCGTTCTTGGGTAGCCAACATCGATGATACCCACTATATCCTTGGTTCTGCCTTGGGGCCTCATCCTTTTCCAGAAATTGTGCGTGATTTTCAAAGTGTTATCGGTCGAGAAGCTAAACAACAGTACCGTGACTTGACAGGGCAAGATTTGCCAGATGCCCTAGTAGCCTGTGTTGGTGGAGGTTCGAATGCTATCGGTCTCTTCCATCCATTTGTGGAAGATGAATCTGTAGCTATGTATGGAGCTGAAGCGGCAGGACTTGGTGTGGATACAGAGCATCACGCAGCTACCTTGACCAAGGGTCGCCCAGGAGTTCTTCACGGTTCTCTCATGGATGTTCTCCAAGATGCCCATGGACAAATCTTAGAAGCCTTCTCTATCTCAGCAGGTTTGGACTACCCAGGTATCGGTCCAGAACATTCTCATTACCACGATGTCAAGCGTGCGACCTATGTTCCTGTGACAGATGAGGAAGCCTTGGAAGGCTTCCAACTCTTGTCTCGTGTGGAAGGGATTATCCCAGCTTTGGAATCTAGTCACGCTATCGCCTTTGCGGTGAAATTAGCCAAAGAACTTGGTCCAGACAAGTCTATGATTGTCTGTCTATCAGGTCGCGGAGACAAGGATGTAGTTCAAGTTAAAGACCGCTTGGAAGCAGACGCAGCAAAGAAGGGAGAAGCTCATGCCTAAGACACTAACAGAAAAATTGAATGCAATTAAAGCAGCAGGAAAGGGAATTTTCGTTCCCTATATCATGGCTGGAGACCATGAAAAAGGTTTGGCTGGTCTCGGTGAAACAATTCACTTTTTAGAAGACTTGGGTGTTTCTGCCATTGAAGTGGGAGTTCCCTTTTCAGACCCTGTTGCAGATGGTCCTGTTATCGAAGAAGCAGGCTTGCGCAGTCTAGCTCGCGGAACCTCTACCCAGGCTTTGGTTGAAACTTTGAAAACCATTGAAACAGAAATTCCGCTTGTCATCATGACCTACTTTAACCCCCTCTTTCAGTATGGTGTTGAGAAATTGGTTAAAGATTTAGCAGATACAGCTGTTAAAGGTTTGATTATCCCAGACCTTCCTCATGAGCACGCTAACTTTGTAGAGCCCTTTTTGGCGGATACAGACCTTGCCTTGATTCCACTTGTCAGCTTGACGACAGGAATTGAGCGTCAAAAGGAACTCATTGAAGGGTCAGAAGGATTTGTCTATGCCGTTGCTATCAATGGGGTAACAGGGAAATCAGGAAATTACCGATCTGATTTGGACAAGCACTTGTCTCAACTTCATCAAGTGGCTGACATTCCAGTTTTGACAGGATTTGGTGTATCCACCGAGGATGATGTAGAACGATTTAATGCAGTATCAGACGGCGTCATCGTCGGTTCCAAGATTGTTAAGGCTCTGCATGAAGGACAAGTAGCAGAAATCGCTGACTTTATCCGAGAAGCAGTAGCTTCCCAAAAATAATCACACAAGTAGCAAGCAAGAGGAAGGGCACAAAAGGAAGTCTTTCCTTTTTCTTTAGTAGGAGAAAGGCTAGAATGCCAGTAGTGGAAGCAAATTGAATTAAAATTAGAAGTTCTGTAAGTGTAAATACGAGTGCACAAGAGGCCAGAAAAAGAAAATCACCTGCCCCAATGCGAATATCAATAACATGGGAAATGATTCCAAGAACTAGGAAGAAAGCCATGATTAGATTCCAACCACAGCATACCATGAGGACTAGGTGGAAAGTCAGCCAGACTAGCAAGGGATATTCTTGATGACGAAGGTCATAAATTCCTAAAGTTAAGCCAGCAGTGATTAGGATGACTTGATTCAAGGTTAGAAATTCCCAAGAAAAAGCTAAAAAGAACAGTCCCGAGCCTAACTCAAAGAAAGCATACCAGAAAGGATATCGTACCTTGCAATAGCGACAGCGAAAGCGATTGAATATCTGGGACACAATCGGAATCAAATCTAGTGGTCTCAAGCGAGTCTGACAAGAATCACAGTGACTAGCAGGAAAGACGATGGATTGTTCAGGGAAGCGATCAATGACCAAGCCTAGAAAGGAAGCAAGAATCGTTCCAACAAGAAAAAAGTAAAGATGAATCATACTTATTTATTCGTAAAAAATAAGAGAAAGAGTATAATAGTTGGATGTAGGAGAAGTTTTAGGAGCAAATATGAAAATTCACTTTGAAAAAGGACTTCAGTTAGAAAATGCCCAATTCATTTGTCAGTGGTCTAATACTTTGGGAGAAAGTTTTCAGAAGCAATGGATGGGACCAAAGATTTCTTATCCCTTGATTGTCCAATCCTTGCAAAAGATGGAAGGGATTTTTTCCATTTTTGCTGGAGAAGAGTTTGTAGGCATCATCCAGAAAATCAAACTAGAAGATAAAAATCTTCATATTGGAAGATTTCTCATAGCTCCACAGAAGCAGGGAAAAGGATTAGGTCGAAAAGCTTTCCAAGACTTCGTTCAAGAAATGTTTGAAAATGAAGAAATAGAAAGTATTTCCCTAACGGTTTTTGAGTCAAATCAAAGAGCCAAAAATCTCTACCACAAAGAGGGATTTGAAATTGTTCAAACCATTGAAATTCCAGAACGAAAATACATAATGAGAAAATCTAGGTAAGAACTAGATGACACCCAAAACTGTCCCCTTACAATTTTTAATTCTCAAACTTGTTGCAGAGAAATTTTCTTGATAAAATAGATACATGACTAGATATAAAGCTGTAATTTCCTATGATGGCTACGCTTTTGCTGGTTTTCAGCGACAACCTCACGCGCGTAGTGTCCAAGAGGAAATTGAAAAAACTTTAACCAAATTAAATAAAGGACAAGCCATTGCCATTCATGGCGCTGGGCGAACGGATAGTGGTGTTCATGCATTAGGTCAGGTCATCCACTTTGATCTTCCCTATCAGATGGATGAGGAAAAACTTCGTTTTGCTCTCGATACCCAAAGTCCTGAAGATATCGATGTGATTTCGATTGAGATTGTGGCCGATGATTTTCATTGCCGTTATGCTAAGCATAGCAAGACCTACGAGTTTATCGTGGATAGAGGACGTCCTAAAAATCCCATGCGTCGCCATTATGCGACTCATTATCCCTATCCACTCGATGTGGAGCGGATGCAAGAAGCTGTAAAAAAACTAGAGGGGACACATGACTTTACTGGTTTTACAGCATCAGGAACTAGCGTGGAGGACAAGGTAAGAACGATCACGGAAGCTAGCCTTAGGGTGGATGAAACCGGTCAGTTTTTGACCTTTACCTTCTCAGGCAATGGCTTCTTGTATAAGCAAATCCGTAATATGGTTGGAACCCTGCTGAAAATTGGCAACAATCGTATGCCTATTGAGCAGATTGACCTGATTTTGGAGAAAAAAGACAGACAGTTGGCAGGTCCAACTGCAGCACCCAATGGTTTATATTTGAAGGAGATTCGTTATGAAGAATAATCGTATTTTAGCACTTTCAGGAAATGATATTTTTAGTGGTGGGGGACTAGCCGCTGACCTTGCGACCTATACTTTGAATGGTTTGCATGGTTTTGTGGCCATGACCTGCTTGACCGCTTTGACAGAGAATGGATTTGAGGTCTTTCCGACAGATGAGACTATTTTCCAACAACAGCTAGATAGTCTCAAGAGCGTAGACTTTGGAGGGATTAAGATAGGTCTATTACCAACGGTCGGTGTTGCTGAGAAAGCCTTGAATTTTATCAAGGAACGTGAAGGAGTTCCAGTAGTCTTGGACCCTGTATTGGTTTGTAAGGAAACGCACGACGTTGCAGTCAGTGAGCTCTGTCAAGAGTTGATTCGCTTTTTCCCTTATGTATCTGTGATTACTCCGAATCTTCCTGAGGCAGAATTGCTTGCAGACCAAAAGATTGAAACTTTAGAAGATATGAAGGCTGTAGCCAAAAAACTACATGATTTGGGTGCACCAGCAGTGATTATCAAGGGTGGAAATCGCCTCAGTCAGGATAAGGCTGTGGATGTCTTTTATGATGGAGAGAATTTCACGATCCTTGAAAATCCAGTCATCCAAGGACAAAATGCTGGTGCAGGATGTACCTTTGCATCAAGTATTGCCAGCCAGTTAGTCAAGGGAGAGGAGCTCTTACCAGCAATTGAAAGTTCCAAGGCCTTTGTTTACCGAGCTATTGAACAAGCAGATCAATATGGAGTGAGACAATATGAAGCAAACCAAAACAACTAAAATCGCCCTAGTATCCGTCTTAGCAGCCAGTTCGGTTGTATTAGGTTATTTTATTAAAATTCCGACACCAACTGGAATTTTTACACTTTTGGACGTCGGTGTCTTCTTTACAGCCTTTTACTTTGGCAGTCGTGAAGGAGCCATTGTCGGAGGTTTAGCAGGATTCTTAATTGACCTCATTTCAGGTTATCCTCAGTGGATGTTCTTCAGCTTGATTTTCCATGGTTCGCAGGGATATTTGGCAGGTGTTAAAGGGAAATGGCAGTGGTTAGGATTAGTTTTTGCAACTATCATCATGGTGGCAGGTTACGCTTTTGCATCGGCTTGGATGAATGGTTGGGGAGCAGCCATACCAGAAATCATCCCAAATCTCCTGCAAAATATCGTTGGAATGACTTTAGGATTTCTTCTTTGTCATAGTGTAAAGAGATTCAGATAATCGTGAAAAAGGGAATCCTCTGCAGGAACTATTGAAAAAACTCTGATTATTTGCTAAAATGAAAGTTATGAAAACACTCTACGATGTGCAACAATTTCTCAAACAGTTCGGTATCATTGTCTACATGGGGAAACGTCTCTATGATATTGAGCTGATGAAGATTGAACTATCTCGAATCTATGATGCAGGCTTGATGGATAAGCTGGATTATTTAGAAGCAGAGGCAGTTCTTCGCAGAGAGCACAAGATAGAATTAGACTATTTAGAGAAAAATGGAGATTAAGTATTATGGTAACTTGGGTTTTGTGGGGACTTGTCGTAGCAATGTTAGCATGGATGGGATACAACTATCTTCGCATTCGTCGTGCAGCGAAAATTGTAGACAATGCAGAGTTTGAGTCTTTGATTCGTACAGGTCAGTTAATTGACTTACGTGATCCTGCTGACTTTCACAGAAAACATATCCTTGGAGCTCGTAATATCCCTTCAAATCAATTGAAGACAAGTCTTGCAGCGCTTCGTAAGGATAAACCTGTCCTTCTTTATGAGAACCAACGTGCGCAGCGTGTCACAAATGCAGCGCTTTTCTTGAAAAAACAAGGTTTCTCAGAAATCTATATTCTCTCTTATGGATTGGATTCTTGGACTGGGAAGGTGAAATCTAATTAACAATGTGAAAAAAACTTGTCACATATGTTTAATATAGAAATCCGACTTTTTATGGTATAATAGTAATATGAATTTTAAGGAGTTTTTATTATGCAAGAAAAGAAAAAAGCATCGCTTGTTTTAGGTATCCTATCTATCGTCCTTGGTTTGCTATCTCCAATCGTTGGTTTGATTTTGGGTATTATTGGTCTTGTTTTGGGTAATTCACATCAAAATCAATCTGGACTAAATTATAAAACAGAAAAAATCCTCAATATTGTAGGGATTGTCATTTCAGTCCTTAACTGGATTGCAGGAGTCATTTTGATGATGCACTAATCAGGATTCTAACAAAAAAAGCTTTATTTTTAAAGCTTTTTTGTTTTATCCACTTTTCGTTAAGTGGTTTTTAATCATCTTTAATTATTTCTGGCTCAGGGACAGGTTTTCATAGTTCTAAAACTTGTTACTAATAGATAAAGCCGGTTTTTATGATATAATGAATGTGTAAAAAATTTAAGGAGTTTATTGAAAAATGGAAGAAAAGAAGAAAAATCCACTTATAGTGGGTATCCTATCTATCATTCTTAGTTTGTTATTTCCATTGGGAGGTATTGGTTTAGGTATCGTTGGTTTTTTATTTGCTAACGAACTTCAAAAAGAATCTGGATTAGACTATAAAACAGAGAGAATTGTATCTATTGTAGGTATTGTACTTTCTGCTCTTAACTGGATAATTGGAATTTTCTTACATATGAGTTAAAGAAGATTAAAAAAGCTTTATCTTTAAAGCTTTTTTGTTTTACTCATTTTTCGTTAAGTGGTTTTTAATCATTTCTAATTCTTTCTAGCTCAGGGACAGGTTTTCAAAGTTCTAAAACGTGTTACCTAATAGATAAAGCCGGTTTGTATGGTATAATGATTGCGTAATAAGTTTAAGGAGATTTTAGAGCATGCAAGAAAAGAAAAAAGCATCACTTGTTTTGAGTATCCTATCTATCATATTTGCATTTGGATTTCCAGTTTTAAGTATTTTTTTGGGTGTTTTTGGTTTGGTCTTGGCTAATTCATATCAAAAAGAGTCTGGACTAGACTATAAGACAGAAAAAATTCTCTCTATTTTAGGGATTGTGTTAGGGATTGTGATTTCTGCACTTATCTGTATCGTACTTATCTCACAACTTTCGGGAATTCATTAAAACAAAAAAGCTTTATTTTTAAAGCTTTTTTGTTTTATTCACTTTTCTTTAAGTAGTTTTTAATGATTTTCAATTCCTCTTGATTCAAGGGCCGGCATTGACCTTCTGCTAGGTCAGGATCTAATGTAAAATCCCCGAACTGAACTCTTTTTAGGGCAGTGACCTTGACACCGACTGAGAGGAACATTTTTTTGATCTGATGAAATTTCCCTTCAGAGATGGTGATGGTGGCTCGGCTGAGACTAGGGCTTGAAGATAGAATCTCAAGCTGAGCAGGTTTACAGACAGTTCCATCAAGAAAGACAATCCCATTTTTGAACTGCTGGATGTGATCTGGTGTGAGCAAGCCGTTCACCTCAACTTGATAAGTTTTATCGACATGATATTGAGGGTGGAGAAGTTGAAAACCTAGAGGGCCATTATCTGTTAGGAGGAGCAACCCTGTCGTATCTCTATCCAATCGACCAATTGCGTAAAGCTGAGCCGACTGGAGGTGTTGAGGTAGTAAGTCCATAACCGTTGGGAGCTTCTTGTCCTTGCTTGCTGTCACGACACCATTTGGTTTGTGAAGCATGAGATAGGTGTGCTCATATCCTTGGATTTTTATACCCTGAAAAATCAACTCTTGTAATCCCGTATCAACATTCTGTGCAAGGGAAGTAGCAGGAACTCCATCTATTAAGATTTCTTTTTTGATAAGAGCCTGTTTCATGGCTTTTCGACTGATTTTTTCCTGGGCCAATAAATTATCTAAACGCATACCAGCCTATCTTATCACAAGTCAGGATTTTTGAAAAGAAAAGAGAAGGAATGAATTTTCTTTTGAAAACATTTACACTTACTTGAGTTATGCCATTTGCTTAAAATTGTGGTATAATCGTTCAGTTAGAAAATAAATTTGAAATAAATAGAGGAAATCATGACAAAATTAAGAGAAGATATCCGTAATATCGCGATTATCGCCCACGTCGACCACGGAAAAACAACCCTCGTTGACGAATTGTTGAAACAATCTGAAACTCTTGACGCACGTACAGAATTGGCTGAGCGTGCAATGGACTCAAATGATATTGAAAAAGAGCGTGGAATTACCATCCTTGCGAAGAATACAGCAGTTGCTTACAACGGAACTCGTATCAATATCATGGACACACCAGGACACGCGGACTTCGGTGGAGAAGTAGAACGTATCATGAAAATGGTTGACGGTGTTGTTTTGGTCGTAGATGCTTACGAAGGAACCATGCCACAGACTCGTTTCGTATTGAAAAAAGCCTTGGAACAAGACCTTGTGCCTATCGTTGTAGTTAACAAAATCGATAAGCCATCAGCTCGTCCAGCAGAAGTAGTGGATGAAGTTTTGGAACTTTTCATCGAACTTGGTGCAGATGATGATCAGCTTGACTTCCCAGTAGTCTATGCTTCAGCGATCAACGGAACATCTTCATTGTCAGATGATCCAGCAGACCAAGAAAAGACTATGGCGCCAATCTTCGACACCATTATCGACCACATTCCAGCTCCGGTTGATAACTCTGATGAGCCTCTTCAATTCCAAGTGTCACTTCTTGACTACAATGACTTCGTAGGACGTATTGGTATCGGACGTGTCTTCCGTGGTACAGTCAAGGTTGGGGACCAAGTTACCCTTTCTAAACTTGACGGAACAACCAAAAACTTCCGTGTTACAAAACTCTTTGGTTTCTTTGGTTTGGAACGTCGTGAAATCCAAGAAGCTAAGGCTGGTGATTTGATTGCCGTATCAGGTATGGAAGACATCTTCGTTGGGGAAACAATCACTCCAACAGATGCAGTTGAAGCTCTTCCAGTTCTTCACATCGACGAACCTACTCTTCAAATGACCTTCTTGGTTAACAACTCACCTTTTGCTGGTCGTGAAGGAAAATGGGTGACTTCTCGTAAGGTTGAAGAGCGCCTTCAAGCTGAGTTGCAAACAGACGTATCTCTTCGTGTAGACCCAACAGACTCACCAGATAAATGGACGGTTTCAGGACGTGGGGAATTGCACTTGTCAATCCTTATCGAGACTATGCGTCGTGAAGGTTATGAGCTTCAAGTGTCTCGTCCAGAAGTTATCGTCAAAGAAATTGATGGTGTGAAGTGTGAGCCATTTGAGCGCGTGCAGATCGACACACCAGAAGAATACCAAGGTTCTGTTATCCAAAGCCTTTCTGAACGTAAGGGTGAAATGTTGGATATGATTGCAACAGGTAATGGTCAAACTCGTTTGGTCTTCCTAGTTCCTGCGCGTGGTTTGATTGGATACTCAACTGAGTTCTTGTCAATGACTCGTGGTTACGGGATCATGAACCATACCTTCGACCAATACTTGCCATTGATTCCAGGGGAAATTGGTGGACGTCACCGTGGTGCTCTTGTTTCTATCGATGCTGGAAAGGCAACAACCTACTCAATCATGTCTATCGAAGAACGTGGTACTATCTTTGTTAACCCAGGTACTGAGGTTTACGAAGGAATGATCATCGGTGAAAACTCTCGTGAAAATGACTTGACTGTTAATATCACGAAAGCAAAACAAATGACTAACGTTCGTTCAGCTACCAAGGACCAAACAGCGGTTATCAAAACTCCTCGTATCTTGACACTTGAAGAATCACTTGAGTTCTTGAACGACGATGAGTACATGGAAGTAACGCCTGAATCTATCCGTTTGCGTAAGCAAATCCTCAATAAGGCAGAGCGTGAGAAAGCAAATAAAAAGAAAAAATCAGCTGAATAAAGGCTAGAAAGAGATAAAGATGGTCTACTTAATCATAGGGATACTCTTATTACTACTCTATTTATTTGCGACACCCCAAAGTATCAAGGGGACGGTCAATGTTGTAATATTAGTCTTTGGACTTGTTGCCCTCGTAATCTTGTTGCTCTTGTCTGCCCTGCAGATTTTCCAACTTCCAGCAGAAATCTATATAACATTGGGGATGCTAGCTCTTACTTACTTTAGTTTGAGAGATATTTCCTTAATATCGGTTAAAAAGAGATAGGATTTAACCTCATTCCTCTACACCATTAGAGTCAAAATGTAAAATGATTGAAGCAAAATCAGATTCATGCTGGTTTTGCTTTTTGTTTTCACGAGATAACTAGGTAAGAGGCGATTTCATTTATTTTTCATATCTTTTGAATAGAAGTAAGTTTTTTGATACAATAAAAGAAAACGGTTACAAGATTGGAGTTTGATATGAACCGACATTTATTTAAGGAAAAGCAACGTTTTTCTTTAAGAAAATATGCAATAGGAACTTGTTCTGTTTTATTAGGAACGAGTTTGTTTTTTGCGGCCTCACCGATTGAAATCGTAGGAGCTCAGGAGAGACAGCCACAATTAGTTTCTCATTATGTTGAGGATAAAGATTTACCTGAAGCAATAAAGGAAGAATTGCGGTGGTTTGAAGATAATACAATCGAGCTAGAAGAGGGTAAGGACTATTACTTCGTTTATCGTAAATCAGCTGCAAGCTTACCCAATACGGGACTCTTTTCTAATCCTTTAGTGCCAGTACTAGGAATGGGAATTCTTTTGGTTTCGTTAACGTTAATCAAGAAGAAAAAAGGTAGAAGTCTTTTTCTAGTGACAGTTTTGGCAGTTGGGGGAACAGCAGTCTCAGTCTCTGCCCTAGAAAACTTAGTAGAGCTTCGTCCAGCCCTCGTTAAAACGGTAGAAGGGGAGTTTTTGCCAAGACCTGAAAAGATTGAAGGTTATGAATTTACGGGTTACTATTTTGTAAGATGCAATGAAGAGATATCTCAAAGCCTAGTCACACCTTCAAAAACGACTCAGGGAAGTCTGCTTGAACAAGCTGTAATTCCAAGTCATCTAGGTATAATTGAAACTCCAGCAACTCCAAGCCGACCATCTTCTGAAGAGTCTACATCAATCCCTCCTCAGGGTCAACCAAGTCTAGTAGAGGTGAAACCGGAATTGGAAATTAGCAAGGAATCCATTCCTTTTGATACCATTCGTCAGGAAGATCCAAACTTGCCGAAGGGACAAACGCAAGTTATCCAAGCAGGAGTCGCAGGAGAACGTACCATCTTAACAGAGGTTACAAGGGGTAATGGTAAGGAGAGTCGTGAAGTTCGCTCAAACACTGTGACTCAAGAACCAGTTTCAGAAATTATTGCAGTCGGTACTAAGGTAGAATCCACATCAATTCCTCTAGAAGGTTCTCCAAGCTTGGTGGAAGTGAAACCAGAGCTAGAAACAAGCACAGAGTCAGTTCATTTTGATCGACTCTATCAAGAAGATCCAGATTTGCCTAAGGGTCAAACTCGAGTTATCCAGGCAGGAGTAGTAGGAGAACGTACCATCTTAACAGAAGTTACAAGGGTTGATGGTAAGGAGAGTCGTGAAGTTCGCTCAAATACTGTGACTCAAGAACCAGTTTCAGAAATTATCGCAGTTGGTAGCAAGGTGGAATCCACATCAATTCCTCTAGAAGGTAGTCCAAATTTAGTAGAAGTGAAACCTGAGTTGGAAACTAGTACAGAAGAGATACCTTATAATACTCTTCATCAAGAGGACCCAGATTTATTAAAAGGTGAAACTCGTATAATCCAAGCAGGTGTGGTTGGGCAACGTACGATTCTAACAGAAGTTACAAGGGTTGATGGTAAGGAGAGTCGTGAAGTTCGCTCAAATACTGTGACTCAAGAACCAGTTTCAGAAATTATTGCAGTTGGTAGCAAGGTGGAAGCGACAGCTATTCCGCAAGAAGGTAGTCCAAGTTTAGTAGAAGTGAAGCCAGAGTTGGAAACTAGTACAGAAGAGATACCTTATAATACTCTTCATCAAGAGGATCCGGATTTACTAAAAGGTGAGACTCGTATAATCCAAGCAGGTGTGGTTGGGCAACGTACGATTCTAACAGAAGTTACAAGGGTTGATGGTAAGGAGAGTCGTCAAGTCAAATCAAATACTGTGACTCAAGAACCAGTTTCAGAAATTATTGCAGTTGGTAGCAAGGTGGAAGCGACAGCTATTCCGCAAGAAGGTAGTCCAAGTTTAGTAGAAGTGAAACCAGAATTGGAAGTAACAACAGAGGTGGTTCCATTTAAGACCATTCGTCAAGAAGATCCGAATATGGCAGAAGACCAAGTTAAACTAATTCAAGCAGGTGTCAACGGGAAACGTACCATCCTAACCGAAGTTAGCACGCTTAATGGTCAGGAAAAACGTAAGATTATTTCGAATACTTTAACGACAGAAGCCATTCCGGAAATCATTGCTATCGGGACAAAAAAAGAGCTTCTCCCACTCCCCCAACCAAAAATTGAAACCCAAACGGTTCCTTATAAAATTATCTACCAAGCAGATGAAACTCTAGCAGTTGGGACCCGAAAAACAAAAGTTTCTGGCGTTAATGGAAAGCTAGAAACGACTACAAACTATACGAGAGATAATGTCAGCGGTGCAATCAAAGAGTCTAGTACTACAAAAACCTTGGTTGAGAAGGTAGATGAAATTATTCTTGTAGGAATAAAACCAAGTATCGAAACGAAGGTTATTGCAAATAAGACGGTTTTTGAAGCAGACTCTACACTACCTTACCAGACGCAAAAAGTGTCTGTTTCAGGGAAGGAAGGTAGTGAGAAAACGATGACTAGTTACAAAGTTGACAGTCAGTCAGGTCTTGTAACTGAAAAAGATAAACAGAAGCAAACCACGGCCCCAATTGATAAGGTTATTAAAGTTGGGAATGTCGAAAAGATTGTGACTCCAATTCCGATCAAGGAAGAACGTCGAAAGGATCCATCACTTGACAAGGATACTGAAAAAATTGAGAGCCCAGGTCAAGCAGGAGAGTTGACGGCTACTCGAGTTTATGAAGTGAACACTCACACTGGGGCATTACTGTCGTATAAAGAAACTAGTGCTGAGACGAAAGCTATGAAACCGAAGGTAATCCTGGTAGGAACCAAAGAAAATAAACCACATCTCCTCCCAGATAACAAGGATCTAGAAAATGCGATTGATACAAATCGAGTAAGCCGAGATATGAAAGGG from Streptococcus sp. oral taxon 061 includes these protein-coding regions:
- the trpB gene encoding tryptophan synthase subunit beta encodes the protein MAYQEPNKDGFYGKFGGRFVPETLMTAVLELEEAYRESQADPSFQEELKQLLRQYVGRETPLYYAKNLTQHIGGAKIYLKREDLNHTGAHKINNALGQVLLAKRMGKKKIIAETGAGQHGVATATAAALFNMECTIYMGEEDVKRQALNVFRMELLGAKVEAVTDGSRVLKDAVNAALRSWVANIDDTHYILGSALGPHPFPEIVRDFQSVIGREAKQQYRDLTGQDLPDALVACVGGGSNAIGLFHPFVEDESVAMYGAEAAGLGVDTEHHAATLTKGRPGVLHGSLMDVLQDAHGQILEAFSISAGLDYPGIGPEHSHYHDVKRATYVPVTDEEALEGFQLLSRVEGIIPALESSHAIAFAVKLAKELGPDKSMIVCLSGRGDKDVVQVKDRLEADAAKKGEAHA
- the trpA gene encoding tryptophan synthase subunit alpha is translated as MPKTLTEKLNAIKAAGKGIFVPYIMAGDHEKGLAGLGETIHFLEDLGVSAIEVGVPFSDPVADGPVIEEAGLRSLARGTSTQALVETLKTIETEIPLVIMTYFNPLFQYGVEKLVKDLADTAVKGLIIPDLPHEHANFVEPFLADTDLALIPLVSLTTGIERQKELIEGSEGFVYAVAINGVTGKSGNYRSDLDKHLSQLHQVADIPVLTGFGVSTEDDVERFNAVSDGVIVGSKIVKALHEGQVAEIADFIREAVASQK
- a CDS encoding A24 family peptidase translates to MIHLYFFLVGTILASFLGLVIDRFPEQSIVFPASHCDSCQTRLRPLDLIPIVSQIFNRFRCRYCKVRYPFWYAFFELGSGLFFLAFSWEFLTLNQVILITAGLTLGIYDLRHQEYPLLVWLTFHLVLMVCCGWNLIMAFFLVLGIISHVIDIRIGAGDFLFLASCALVFTLTELLILIQFASTTGILAFLLLKKKERLPFVPFLLLATCVIIFGKLLLLG
- a CDS encoding N-acetyltransferase, with product MKIHFEKGLQLENAQFICQWSNTLGESFQKQWMGPKISYPLIVQSLQKMEGIFSIFAGEEFVGIIQKIKLEDKNLHIGRFLIAPQKQGKGLGRKAFQDFVQEMFENEEIESISLTVFESNQRAKNLYHKEGFEIVQTIEIPERKYIMRKSR
- the truA gene encoding tRNA pseudouridine(38-40) synthase TruA, with the protein product MTRYKAVISYDGYAFAGFQRQPHARSVQEEIEKTLTKLNKGQAIAIHGAGRTDSGVHALGQVIHFDLPYQMDEEKLRFALDTQSPEDIDVISIEIVADDFHCRYAKHSKTYEFIVDRGRPKNPMRRHYATHYPYPLDVERMQEAVKKLEGTHDFTGFTASGTSVEDKVRTITEASLRVDETGQFLTFTFSGNGFLYKQIRNMVGTLLKIGNNRMPIEQIDLILEKKDRQLAGPTAAPNGLYLKEIRYEE
- a CDS encoding bifunctional hydroxymethylpyrimidine kinase/phosphomethylpyrimidine kinase — protein: MKNNRILALSGNDIFSGGGLAADLATYTLNGLHGFVAMTCLTALTENGFEVFPTDETIFQQQLDSLKSVDFGGIKIGLLPTVGVAEKALNFIKEREGVPVVLDPVLVCKETHDVAVSELCQELIRFFPYVSVITPNLPEAELLADQKIETLEDMKAVAKKLHDLGAPAVIIKGGNRLSQDKAVDVFYDGENFTILENPVIQGQNAGAGCTFASSIASQLVKGEELLPAIESSKAFVYRAIEQADQYGVRQYEANQNN
- a CDS encoding ECF transporter S component, coding for MKQTKTTKIALVSVLAASSVVLGYFIKIPTPTGIFTLLDVGVFFTAFYFGSREGAIVGGLAGFLIDLISGYPQWMFFSLIFHGSQGYLAGVKGKWQWLGLVFATIIMVAGYAFASAWMNGWGAAIPEIIPNLLQNIVGMTLGFLLCHSVKRFR
- a CDS encoding YqgQ family protein — its product is MKVMKTLYDVQQFLKQFGIIVYMGKRLYDIELMKIELSRIYDAGLMDKLDYLEAEAVLRREHKIELDYLEKNGD
- a CDS encoding rhodanese-like domain-containing protein → MVTWVLWGLVVAMLAWMGYNYLRIRRAAKIVDNAEFESLIRTGQLIDLRDPADFHRKHILGARNIPSNQLKTSLAALRKDKPVLLYENQRAQRVTNAALFLKKQGFSEIYILSYGLDSWTGKVKSN
- a CDS encoding DUF4190 domain-containing protein encodes the protein MEEKKKNPLIVGILSIILSLLFPLGGIGLGIVGFLFANELQKESGLDYKTERIVSIVGIVLSALNWIIGIFLHMS
- a CDS encoding 16S rRNA pseudouridine(516) synthase; this translates as MRLDNLLAQEKISRKAMKQALIKKEILIDGVPATSLAQNVDTGLQELIFQGIKIQGYEHTYLMLHKPNGVVTASKDKKLPTVMDLLPQHLQSAQLYAIGRLDRDTTGLLLLTDNGPLGFQLLHPQYHVDKTYQVEVNGLLTPDHIQQFKNGIVFLDGTVCKPAQLEILSSSPSLSRATITISEGKFHQIKKMFLSVGVKVTALKRVQFGDFTLDPDLAEGQCRPLNQEELKIIKNYLKKSE